Proteins encoded in a region of the Marinococcus sp. PL1-022 genome:
- a CDS encoding pirin family protein — protein sequence MEHQQELLQRRIRDKWTVQYEEFGFPSIQKGWVLPVDRWKDFDPFILMAEDWFKKGTFPDHPHRGFQTVTYVVDGRLEHIDNGGGRDILEPGDVQYMNAGWAARHAEDGVENDIAHTLQLWLNLPKDQRNTDTIYQNVYGEEAPTVQIDGGYVKVFSGTIAGEEGPLNSLVPITLTEINLSEGAEYVHHLPENHNAFLYTLAGSADVADGTVNKHDVATLTFEEDGDPEALSTLHIKAHKRRTRLLVYSGEPIREEIVPYGPFVMSSMEEIRQAYRDFHQGKFGPPAE from the coding sequence ATGGAACATCAACAGGAGTTGCTTCAGCGCCGTATCCGCGATAAATGGACGGTACAGTACGAGGAGTTCGGTTTTCCGTCTATTCAAAAGGGCTGGGTGCTGCCGGTCGACCGCTGGAAGGATTTCGACCCGTTTATTTTAATGGCCGAGGACTGGTTCAAAAAGGGTACTTTCCCGGACCATCCGCACCGGGGCTTTCAAACCGTGACGTATGTGGTGGACGGACGGCTTGAGCACATTGACAACGGCGGCGGCCGCGATATTCTCGAGCCCGGCGACGTGCAGTATATGAACGCTGGCTGGGCGGCACGCCACGCCGAAGATGGGGTGGAAAACGACATCGCTCATACGCTGCAGCTGTGGCTGAATCTGCCGAAGGATCAGCGAAACACCGATACCATCTACCAGAATGTGTACGGCGAAGAAGCGCCGACCGTCCAGATCGACGGCGGCTATGTAAAGGTCTTTTCCGGTACCATCGCCGGGGAAGAGGGGCCGCTGAACTCGCTCGTCCCGATCACGCTGACCGAAATTAATTTATCGGAGGGCGCCGAATACGTGCATCATCTGCCGGAGAATCACAATGCCTTTTTATACACGCTTGCCGGGAGTGCTGATGTGGCCGATGGGACCGTCAATAAGCACGACGTCGCGACGCTCACCTTTGAGGAGGACGGGGACCCGGAGGCACTCTCCACACTACACATTAAAGCCCACAAGCGCAGAACCCGGCTGCTCGTGTATTCCGGAGAGCCGATCCGTGAAGAGATCGTACCGTACGGCCCGTTTGTGATGAGCAGTATGGAAGAAATCAGGCAGGCGTACCGGGACTTTCACCAGGGAAAATTCGGACCGCCCGCAGAATAA
- a CDS encoding nitroreductase encodes MDVLTAIHSRRSNGLVDDTEVPEDVISQVLEAGTWAPSHHKTEPWRYFVMTGDGRRRLGEAMAAIAAEGMTPEEQVEKQKNLDKQKEKPMRAPVVIAVAAEPSEEERVETFEEYGAVYASIQNMLLAAHALGLAAFWRTGSHCYHPKMNEQFGLGEQGKVLGLIYIGYPMREMKEGRRRPVEQVTTWITEA; translated from the coding sequence GTGGATGTACTCACAGCAATTCATTCACGCCGCAGTAACGGGCTTGTGGACGACACTGAAGTGCCGGAGGATGTCATTTCGCAGGTGCTTGAAGCCGGCACCTGGGCACCGTCGCATCACAAAACAGAGCCGTGGCGGTATTTCGTCATGACCGGCGACGGGCGCAGGCGGCTCGGGGAAGCGATGGCGGCCATTGCCGCCGAAGGAATGACCCCGGAGGAACAGGTGGAAAAGCAGAAAAATCTTGATAAACAAAAGGAGAAGCCAATGCGGGCGCCGGTTGTAATCGCCGTGGCGGCGGAGCCATCCGAGGAAGAGCGGGTGGAGACATTCGAGGAATACGGAGCAGTCTACGCGTCGATTCAAAACATGCTGCTGGCCGCGCATGCGCTTGGACTGGCGGCCTTCTGGCGCACCGGATCGCACTGCTATCATCCGAAAATGAACGAGCAGTTCGGTCTCGGGGAGCAGGGCAAAGTGCTTGGGCTGATTTATATCGGCTACCCGATGCGGGAGATGAAGGAAGGCAGAAGGAGACCGGTGGAGCAGGTAACCACCTGGATTACCGAAGCGTAG
- a CDS encoding universal stress protein, which produces MKQYTHILAALDVLNNPSVDAFDEACRVAVKHGADLTLTYVFHYNEYSSLGWMDPIGIKRLHAEAEYQLEAYRKNAKEKGVSKVKAVLDNGVPKKRLVNQLCERLEPDLIVVGQSGGNVLEQAMQGNTVTKTVQKHAPCDVHVVDPAIASIQRAHTAPLQ; this is translated from the coding sequence ATGAAACAATATACTCATATCCTGGCTGCACTTGACGTTCTAAATAACCCGAGTGTCGATGCCTTTGACGAAGCCTGCCGCGTCGCTGTCAAACACGGAGCCGATTTAACGCTCACCTACGTGTTTCATTATAACGAATATTCGTCGCTTGGATGGATGGATCCGATCGGTATCAAACGCCTGCATGCAGAGGCCGAATACCAGCTCGAAGCGTACCGGAAAAACGCTAAAGAAAAAGGTGTATCTAAAGTAAAAGCCGTTCTGGACAACGGGGTTCCCAAAAAACGCCTGGTGAACCAATTATGTGAACGGCTGGAACCGGATCTTATCGTTGTCGGCCAGTCCGGAGGGAATGTACTCGAGCAGGCCATGCAGGGAAACACTGTTACCAAAACGGTACAAAAGCATGCGCCGTGTGATGTACATGTCGTCGACCCGGCCATTGCTTCGATCCAGCGGGCCCATACTGCACCGCTCCAATAA